The Chryseolinea soli genome contains a region encoding:
- a CDS encoding xanthine dehydrogenase family protein molybdopterin-binding subunit, whose product MNTMNTKINRRSFLKVSVLAGGGMMLSFNALLLGKPLNGEALSLPSEFYELNSYIKIAADGAVLLMSPNPEFGSNVKTSMPMILADELDVDWNNVSVEQADFYPERFQRQFTGGSQGIRLGWKPLRTAGATARKMLIDAAAKTWNVPAEEITTGAGVLYHQASNKKAGYGEMASKAATLPVPKDVPLKKIGALNIVGTSRKNVDGKPIVTGKPLFGMDYKQEGMLVAMIVHAPAVGLTIKSVDDTTVRSMPGIKNVFVMNTLKDDYQRNAFDTTTFTEMVAIVGSTTWEVMNAKKALKVEWSEAPEKTIVVKGWGGQAQNVTIPAGLESTDAQKAKMVEMSKKPGKVLRKDGDPEEAFKKAAKVIERTYNAPYLAHNTMEPVNCFAHVTADKAELYGPTQAPEFIMQTLVARLGIPKDKIHIRLARMGGGFGLRAYCHQMVEAAVISQKMNAPVKLIYTREDDMTYGIYRPTYTATYKAGLDANNNLIAFQVRGGGIPEHAVHANRFPAGAVDNYLAEGWEINSNITIGAFRAPRSNFIAGAEQAFLDEVAELAGKDPIAFRLELLERAKTNPVGKDNDYNPDRYAGVLKLVREKSNWPAASKPNAHRGVAAYFCHNTYVAEVVDLKMQGNTPVFEKVYAAVDCGIVINPDAATNMAEGGIVDGIGNALFGELTFKNGVPEKSNFHQYRMIRQKEAPKAIEVHFVKNEEEPTGLGEPLFPPVFAAVANALYKATKKRYYEQPFAKYIAVSPSRM is encoded by the coding sequence ATGAACACCATGAACACAAAAATAAACCGGAGATCATTCCTAAAAGTATCCGTCCTTGCCGGCGGGGGAATGATGCTAAGCTTTAACGCGCTGCTGCTGGGAAAACCTTTGAACGGTGAGGCGTTGTCTTTGCCTTCTGAGTTTTATGAACTGAACAGCTATATCAAGATCGCGGCCGACGGGGCTGTCTTGCTGATGTCTCCCAATCCGGAATTCGGTTCAAACGTGAAGACGTCGATGCCGATGATCCTTGCCGACGAGTTGGATGTTGACTGGAACAATGTTTCGGTCGAGCAAGCCGACTTTTATCCCGAACGTTTTCAGCGACAATTCACGGGCGGCAGTCAGGGCATACGCCTGGGGTGGAAACCCCTTCGGACCGCAGGCGCTACGGCGCGCAAAATGCTCATCGATGCGGCGGCTAAGACCTGGAATGTGCCCGCAGAAGAGATCACGACGGGGGCCGGCGTGCTGTACCACCAGGCCAGCAACAAAAAAGCAGGCTATGGAGAAATGGCGTCGAAAGCTGCAACGCTGCCGGTTCCCAAGGATGTGCCGCTCAAAAAGATCGGTGCACTCAATATCGTCGGCACTTCAAGAAAGAACGTGGACGGCAAACCCATTGTGACCGGTAAACCGTTGTTTGGAATGGACTACAAACAAGAGGGCATGTTGGTTGCCATGATCGTTCATGCTCCAGCCGTCGGGTTGACAATAAAATCAGTAGACGATACGACGGTGCGATCCATGCCGGGCATTAAGAACGTATTTGTGATGAATACGTTAAAAGATGACTATCAACGCAACGCCTTCGACACGACCACCTTTACGGAGATGGTGGCCATCGTTGGAAGTACCACCTGGGAGGTCATGAATGCAAAAAAGGCATTGAAGGTTGAATGGAGCGAGGCCCCGGAGAAGACCATTGTGGTTAAGGGTTGGGGTGGTCAAGCGCAGAATGTAACGATACCGGCGGGTCTCGAAAGTACGGACGCTCAGAAAGCAAAGATGGTGGAGATGTCGAAGAAGCCGGGCAAGGTGCTTAGAAAAGATGGCGATCCGGAGGAAGCCTTTAAAAAAGCCGCTAAGGTCATCGAGCGAACCTATAACGCCCCATACCTCGCACACAATACGATGGAGCCGGTGAACTGCTTTGCCCACGTCACGGCGGACAAGGCAGAGCTCTATGGACCAACGCAAGCGCCGGAATTCATCATGCAAACCCTGGTGGCCCGGCTGGGAATACCAAAAGACAAAATCCACATTCGCCTGGCCCGGATGGGAGGAGGTTTCGGATTGCGCGCCTACTGTCACCAGATGGTGGAGGCGGCAGTAATTTCTCAGAAAATGAACGCGCCCGTGAAGCTGATCTATACGCGCGAGGACGACATGACCTATGGGATCTATCGCCCCACCTACACCGCCACCTATAAAGCTGGACTGGACGCAAACAATAATTTAATCGCATTCCAGGTTCGCGGCGGCGGAATTCCCGAACACGCCGTGCATGCCAATCGCTTCCCGGCTGGAGCGGTAGACAACTATCTTGCCGAAGGATGGGAAATAAATTCCAATATCACGATCGGTGCGTTTCGTGCGCCACGTTCGAATTTCATCGCCGGAGCAGAACAAGCATTTCTGGATGAGGTAGCAGAACTCGCCGGTAAAGATCCCATCGCGTTCAGGCTGGAGTTGCTGGAACGCGCCAAAACAAATCCCGTCGGGAAAGACAATGACTATAACCCCGACCGGTATGCTGGCGTGCTAAAACTGGTTCGTGAAAAATCGAATTGGCCTGCTGCATCAAAACCGAACGCACATCGTGGTGTCGCCGCATATTTCTGTCACAATACCTATGTGGCTGAAGTGGTCGATCTTAAGATGCAGGGCAATACGCCGGTTTTTGAAAAAGTGTATGCCGCCGTGGATTGCGGCATCGTGATAAATCCCGACGCAGCGACGAACATGGCAGAAGGTGGCATCGTAGACGGGATTGGAAATGCCTTATTCGGTGAACTCACCTTTAAGAACGGTGTGCCCGAGAAAAGCAACTTTCATCAATACCGGATGATCCGGCAGAAAGAAGCGCCCAAAGCGATTGAAGTGCACTTCGTCAAAAATGAAGAAGAGCCTACCGGGCTCGGCGAGCCTTTGTTTCCGCCGGTGTTTGCAGCCGTTGCCAATGCACTGTATAAGGCAACCAAAAAGCGCTACTATGAGCAGCCCTTTGCAAAATACATCGCAGTGAGTCCATCGCGCATGTAG
- a CDS encoding (2Fe-2S)-binding protein has product MATINLNINGKRQAVDVDPKTPLLWVLRDHLNLVGTKFGCGIAQCGACTVLMDGNAVRSCSLPVSSVANKAITTIEGISENGDHPVQTAWLEHDVPQCGYCQAGQIMSAVALLKKTPNPTDEQIETAMNGNICRCGTYLRIKAAIKTAAKS; this is encoded by the coding sequence ATGGCAACAATTAACCTGAACATTAACGGCAAACGGCAGGCAGTGGATGTTGACCCGAAAACTCCTCTCCTCTGGGTGCTTCGCGATCACCTCAACCTGGTCGGAACCAAGTTTGGTTGCGGAATAGCACAATGTGGTGCTTGTACCGTGCTCATGGATGGCAATGCCGTACGATCTTGCTCTTTACCCGTGTCGAGTGTTGCCAATAAGGCGATCACGACGATCGAGGGTATTTCTGAAAATGGAGACCATCCTGTTCAGACCGCCTGGTTGGAGCATGACGTTCCGCAGTGCGGGTATTGTCAGGCAGGTCAGATCATGTCTGCTGTGGCCTTGTTGAAAAAGACTCCAAACCCAACCGACGAGCAGATCGAGACAGCCATGAATGGAAACATCTGCCGATGCGGAACCTATTTGCGCATCAAGGCCGCTATTAAGACCGCTGCAAAATCGTAG
- a CDS encoding cupin domain-containing protein, with the protein MRQRPITLTFLVFLSLLVPCILIGQSKQNSQSLSDRQQAIALVAAFTAKGDLEKLKEALHSALDANLTMSETKEIVVHVYAYAGFPRSIRGLNTLMSVLDERKAKGIKDAIGREATPVPNNVDKYEVGRKTLEALTGRPQGELSGYNAFSPEIDKFLKEHLFADIFGRDILTYAERELATVSALTSLGGVEPMLQSHMQIAIRQGISAGQLVELLALFEKFVGKTEAESARKVFAEISGAKISTTSTSDEIDNKPIFSKGQKNPNPNMVGTVWLYSMVEADSLSQTQVGNVTFERGARTNWHSHYAGQILLVTDGMGYHQIKGKPVELIKKGDVIKCPPNVEHWHGATPDHFLTHIAITQNTEKGRVTWLRKVTDEEYNAYALTQKK; encoded by the coding sequence ATGAGACAACGCCCGATCACTTTAACCTTTCTTGTTTTTCTCTCCTTGCTCGTGCCTTGCATTCTGATTGGGCAGAGTAAACAAAACAGCCAATCACTTTCGGACCGGCAACAAGCCATCGCTTTAGTGGCAGCTTTTACGGCAAAAGGAGATTTGGAAAAACTAAAGGAAGCATTGCATTCGGCGCTGGATGCAAACCTAACGATGAGTGAAACCAAGGAAATTGTCGTTCATGTTTACGCTTACGCTGGGTTTCCAAGAAGTATTCGCGGCCTCAATACGTTGATGTCCGTTTTGGACGAACGAAAGGCTAAAGGTATCAAGGATGCCATAGGAAGAGAGGCGACTCCAGTTCCCAACAACGTCGACAAATATGAAGTTGGAAGGAAAACGCTGGAAGCGTTAACCGGCAGACCGCAGGGCGAATTGAGTGGCTACAATGCATTCAGTCCTGAGATCGACAAATTCCTGAAGGAACATTTGTTTGCGGACATTTTCGGAAGGGATATTCTAACGTATGCTGAACGTGAACTGGCCACCGTGTCCGCTTTGACAAGCCTGGGAGGCGTAGAACCTATGCTCCAATCGCACATGCAGATTGCCATTCGCCAAGGGATATCGGCAGGACAGCTGGTAGAGCTCTTGGCGTTGTTTGAGAAGTTCGTCGGAAAAACTGAAGCGGAGTCCGCAAGAAAGGTTTTCGCCGAAATATCCGGAGCGAAGATCTCGACAACTTCAACATCCGATGAGATAGATAACAAACCTATTTTTTCAAAGGGACAAAAAAATCCGAACCCCAATATGGTTGGCACGGTCTGGCTTTACAGTATGGTAGAGGCGGATTCGCTGAGTCAAACCCAGGTTGGAAACGTAACTTTTGAACGCGGTGCGCGCACGAATTGGCATTCGCATTATGCCGGTCAGATACTGCTCGTCACCGACGGCATGGGATACCACCAAATAAAAGGTAAACCTGTTGAATTGATCAAGAAAGGCGACGTAATTAAATGTCCCCCAAATGTAGAGCATTGGCATGGCGCAACGCCAGATCACTTTCTTACCCACATTGCCATCACTCAGAACACCGAAAAGGGCAGGGTGACGTGGCTGAGAAAAGTGACTGACGAAGAGTACAATGCGTATGCGCTGACCCAAAAGAAATAA
- a CDS encoding flavodoxin family protein: MRSYLTTFLIFISWCCSSQANEKQPRILIAYLSRTNNTKAIAEIIQQYVGGSLVAIELVKPYPEDYKTIVDQVAKENETGYLPPLKTKIEDIRQYDFVFVGFPTWGMQLPPPVKSFLSQYDLSGKTIVPFNNHAGYGVGSAFDTVKKLCSKSKILEGFSIKGGIERDGILFVMEGEKEKQARDEVKKWLKKINLAK; this comes from the coding sequence ATGAGGAGCTACCTGACGACTTTTCTTATTTTTATTTCATGGTGTTGTTCATCCCAGGCAAATGAAAAACAACCCAGAATACTCATCGCATATTTATCGCGCACGAACAATACGAAAGCGATTGCGGAAATCATTCAGCAGTATGTCGGGGGGAGTCTTGTTGCCATCGAGTTGGTAAAACCCTATCCCGAAGATTATAAAACAATCGTTGATCAGGTAGCAAAGGAAAATGAAACAGGGTATCTGCCGCCACTGAAAACCAAGATCGAAGACATTCGCCAGTATGATTTTGTGTTTGTCGGATTCCCGACATGGGGAATGCAGTTGCCGCCGCCGGTGAAAAGTTTTTTAAGTCAATATGATCTAAGCGGAAAGACCATTGTACCATTTAACAACCATGCGGGCTACGGAGTTGGGAGCGCTTTTGACACGGTTAAGAAATTATGTTCAAAGAGCAAAATATTGGAAGGTTTTTCAATCAAAGGTGGTATTGAAAGAGACGGAATCCTTTTTGTAATGGAAGGAGAAAAGGAAAAGCAAGCGAGGGATGAAGTAAAGAAGTGGTTGAAAAAGATCAATCTGGCAAAGTGA
- a CDS encoding nuclear transport factor 2 family protein, translating to MKTIIHGLLFVFISAQTFAQNSGTEQEIITLSKEKWLWMADKNVDRLKDLFDEKSVFVHMGGSWGKEQELNVIKSGGIHYKKADVHEASVNIIGNTAILLNRITLLAVVGGNEVTNPFMVTEVYVKENSGWKLGSLSFTRLLTPEPPKN from the coding sequence ATGAAAACAATAATTCACGGACTATTATTTGTCTTTATAAGTGCGCAAACCTTCGCACAAAACTCCGGCACAGAGCAGGAAATCATCACACTATCCAAAGAGAAATGGCTTTGGATGGCGGATAAAAACGTTGATAGACTAAAAGATCTTTTCGATGAAAAATCGGTCTTTGTGCACATGGGGGGATCTTGGGGAAAAGAGCAAGAACTCAATGTAATCAAGAGTGGCGGCATCCATTATAAAAAAGCAGATGTTCATGAGGCCTCCGTAAACATCATCGGCAACACGGCTATCCTTTTGAACAGGATTACGCTATTGGCCGTTGTGGGGGGTAATGAGGTGACCAATCCTTTCATGGTGACAGAAGTGTATGTGAAGGAGAACAGTGGCTGGAAGTTAGGCTCATTATCGTTCACGAGACTATTGACTCCCGAGCCACCGAAAAATTAA
- a CDS encoding nuclear transport factor 2 family protein — protein MKVSMLGFFFLILSIPSSSAQEGGVKNNTDAEQQVIDLSKEKWQWMADKNVDKLTGLFHDNSKFVHMSGTWKKDEELDIIKTGSIWYKKADVHDVAVELVDDTAIVWSRITLTALVRGSDAVTEFTVTEVYKKQRKAWKLLALTFSSVRDTHVIKH, from the coding sequence ATGAAAGTATCAATGCTTGGATTTTTTTTCTTGATCTTGAGTATCCCGTCATCATCCGCCCAAGAGGGTGGTGTCAAAAATAATACCGACGCCGAACAGCAAGTCATCGATCTTTCCAAAGAAAAATGGCAATGGATGGCAGACAAGAATGTGGACAAGCTTACAGGGCTTTTTCACGACAATTCAAAATTTGTTCACATGAGTGGAACATGGAAAAAAGACGAGGAACTCGATATCATTAAAACCGGAAGCATTTGGTATAAGAAGGCCGATGTTCACGATGTTGCTGTGGAATTGGTGGATGACACGGCAATCGTCTGGAGCCGCATCACACTAACGGCGCTCGTCCGGGGTAGTGATGCAGTGACCGAGTTTACCGTCACCGAAGTCTATAAAAAACAGCGTAAGGCTTGGAAGCTGCTCGCCTTAACCTTTAGCAGCGTACGAGATACGCATGTCATTAAGCATTAA
- a CDS encoding aldo/keto reductase produces the protein MKYRKLGKSGLEVSTIGLGCMGLSFGYGPATDKQDAIQLIRRAYELGVNFFDTAEAYGPFTNEEILGEAVAPFRDHVVLATKFGFKDGLPSVGLDSRPENIRAVADAALRRLKTDRIDLFYQHRVDPNVSIEEVAGTVKELIAAGKVKHFGLSEAGAQSIRKAHAVLPVAALQSEYSLWWREPEQEILPTLEELGIGFVPFSPLGKGFLTGAINENTKFDKTDFRNIVPRFEEENRKANQVVVEKISAFAKKKGATPAQVALAWVLAQKPWIVPIPGTTKIHRLEENLKAEQLTLTTGDLSEIAEMFSQVEIQGARYPQQLQARVGR, from the coding sequence ATGAAGTATAGAAAATTAGGAAAAAGTGGCTTGGAAGTGTCCACTATCGGCCTGGGCTGTATGGGACTTAGCTTTGGCTATGGTCCGGCGACCGATAAACAAGATGCCATCCAGTTGATCCGGAGGGCATACGAACTTGGCGTGAATTTTTTTGATACGGCCGAAGCCTACGGTCCTTTTACGAACGAAGAAATACTCGGAGAAGCTGTGGCCCCATTCCGGGACCATGTGGTGCTGGCCACCAAATTCGGTTTTAAGGATGGACTGCCCTCCGTTGGATTAGACAGCCGGCCGGAAAATATCAGAGCGGTGGCAGATGCCGCACTCAGGCGGCTGAAAACAGATAGAATTGATTTGTTCTATCAACACCGTGTCGATCCGAATGTATCCATCGAAGAAGTAGCGGGAACGGTCAAAGAACTGATTGCCGCGGGAAAGGTTAAACACTTTGGATTGTCGGAAGCCGGCGCCCAAAGCATTCGGAAGGCGCATGCTGTGCTGCCGGTGGCTGCACTTCAAAGTGAGTATTCTTTATGGTGGAGAGAACCTGAGCAGGAAATATTGCCGACGCTGGAAGAACTTGGAATTGGATTCGTTCCCTTTAGTCCGCTTGGGAAAGGCTTTCTTACGGGAGCCATCAATGAAAACACAAAATTCGATAAGACCGATTTTCGCAACATCGTGCCGCGCTTCGAGGAAGAGAACCGGAAAGCGAACCAGGTCGTGGTGGAGAAGATCAGCGCGTTTGCCAAAAAGAAAGGAGCAACGCCTGCACAAGTCGCGCTGGCCTGGGTGCTGGCTCAAAAACCATGGATTGTTCCAATCCCCGGCACCACCAAGATCCATCGCCTGGAAGAAAATCTGAAAGCTGAACAACTCACACTGACCACCGGCGATTTGAGCGAAATCGCAGAGATGTTTTCGCAAGTAGAGATTCAGGGTGCCCGCTATCCACAGCAGCTGCAGGCGCGGGTTGGTCGTTGA
- a CDS encoding helix-turn-helix domain-containing protein, which translates to MEEILKFDTVAQYNAFNKNETLHPLVSVVDLSKAAPRQLRRMCYGFYTVFLKEIKCGDLRYGCSTYDYEEGTLVFLAPGQAIGSTGEEYYQPQGQALVFHADLIHGTSLARHMSDYTFFSYAVNEALHLSDRERQITQDCFSKIKFELEHAVDKHSKRLIVTNIELFLNYCVRFYDRQFITRDHVHKGVLERFEALLDNFFLSEKPQTDGLPSVAYCASELNLSANYFGDLIKKETGKSAHEFIQLKLITVAKERMFDASKSVSEVAYALGFKYPQHFTRVFKQYVGMTPLEYRSSLN; encoded by the coding sequence ATGGAAGAGATCTTGAAGTTTGATACGGTCGCCCAGTACAATGCTTTTAATAAAAATGAAACCCTGCACCCTTTGGTGAGTGTCGTTGATCTTTCAAAGGCAGCACCCCGACAGCTGAGGCGAATGTGCTATGGGTTTTACACGGTGTTTTTGAAGGAGATAAAATGCGGTGATCTTCGCTATGGCTGCAGCACCTATGACTATGAAGAGGGCACACTTGTTTTTCTCGCCCCGGGTCAAGCGATTGGTTCAACCGGCGAGGAATATTATCAACCACAGGGTCAGGCCTTGGTGTTTCATGCTGATCTTATCCACGGAACATCACTGGCGCGTCACATGAGCGATTACACGTTTTTTTCTTACGCTGTAAATGAGGCGCTTCATTTGTCCGATCGCGAGCGTCAAATCACACAAGATTGTTTTTCGAAAATTAAATTTGAACTCGAGCATGCGGTGGATAAACACAGCAAGAGACTGATTGTAACCAACATTGAATTATTTCTCAATTACTGCGTGCGGTTTTACGACCGTCAGTTCATCACCCGCGATCATGTGCACAAGGGTGTGCTGGAAAGATTTGAAGCGTTGCTTGATAATTTCTTTTTATCCGAGAAACCACAAACCGATGGACTGCCCTCGGTTGCCTATTGCGCCAGCGAACTCAACTTATCGGCAAATTATTTTGGAGACCTGATCAAAAAAGAGACGGGCAAATCAGCCCACGAGTTCATCCAACTTAAATTGATTACCGTAGCCAAGGAAAGGATGTTCGATGCTTCTAAATCGGTTAGTGAAGTTGCCTATGCATTGGGATTCAAATATCCGCAGCATTTTACCAGAGTATTCAAACAATATGTAGGCATGACGCCGCTCGAATATAGAAGTTCGTTGAATTGA
- a CDS encoding MFS transporter codes for MTQTQSAANPVTRILAASLIGTTIEFFDFYIYATAAVLVFPKLFFPAGDPVAATLASLATFALAFFARPLGAALFGHFGDRKGRKATLVAALMTMGPSTVAIGLLPSYHTIGIVAPILLAIFRFGQGLGLGGEWGGAVLLATENAPKHKKAWYGMFPQLGAPIGFLLSSATFFILSKTMRDEQFLAYGWRIPFIASALLVWVGLYIRLRITETPDFLKVMNNQARVKVPVVAVFAKHTKVIFLGTAAVITTFLLFYIMTVFTLSWGTSALHYPRESFLIAQMISMLFFALGIPLSAVIADRKGRNNMLLVSSIGIFIFGLFLAPFFSTGSLIVTVVFQSTGMLLMGLNYGPVGTALAEIFPAEIRYTGASLSFTLAGILGASLTPYLATTLATSYGLPYVGYYLSLGAALSILALLASRSLMKREHQ; via the coding sequence ATGACCCAAACCCAAAGCGCAGCCAATCCCGTAACCCGCATACTGGCCGCCAGCCTGATTGGAACCACCATTGAATTTTTTGATTTTTATATTTATGCCACCGCCGCCGTGTTGGTTTTCCCAAAGCTGTTCTTCCCGGCCGGTGATCCCGTTGCGGCAACCCTGGCATCGCTGGCAACATTTGCGTTGGCCTTTTTCGCCAGGCCATTAGGCGCTGCGCTCTTCGGACACTTTGGAGACCGCAAGGGACGGAAAGCCACATTGGTAGCTGCTTTGATGACGATGGGCCCATCCACAGTAGCCATCGGCCTTTTGCCATCCTACCATACCATTGGCATTGTCGCGCCCATCTTGTTGGCGATATTTCGTTTTGGTCAAGGCCTGGGGCTTGGTGGTGAATGGGGAGGTGCCGTGTTACTGGCCACCGAGAATGCACCGAAGCATAAAAAAGCCTGGTATGGCATGTTCCCACAGCTCGGTGCGCCGATCGGCTTCTTATTGTCCAGCGCTACCTTTTTTATCCTCAGCAAAACGATGCGTGACGAACAGTTCTTAGCGTATGGCTGGCGGATTCCCTTCATCGCCAGTGCACTGTTGGTTTGGGTTGGCCTTTACATCCGCCTCCGGATCACGGAGACGCCCGACTTTCTAAAGGTCATGAACAATCAGGCGCGCGTGAAAGTACCGGTCGTTGCGGTCTTTGCTAAACATACCAAAGTCATCTTCCTGGGTACAGCAGCGGTAATCACCACGTTCTTGCTGTTTTATATCATGACGGTTTTCACACTGAGCTGGGGAACCTCGGCGCTGCATTATCCGAGAGAAAGCTTTTTGATTGCACAAATGATTTCCATGCTGTTTTTTGCGTTGGGCATTCCGTTGTCGGCGGTGATTGCCGATCGCAAGGGCAGAAACAATATGCTCTTGGTATCGAGCATCGGCATTTTCATCTTTGGTTTGTTTCTGGCGCCATTCTTTAGCACCGGTAGCCTGATCGTTACCGTGGTGTTCCAATCGACCGGCATGCTGTTGATGGGGTTGAACTATGGCCCGGTAGGGACGGCGTTAGCGGAGATTTTTCCGGCCGAAATTCGCTACACCGGTGCGTCATTAAGCTTCACATTGGCCGGTATCTTAGGCGCATCGCTCACACCCTACTTGGCCACCACGCTGGCCACAAGTTATGGACTTCCTTATGTAGGGTATTATTTGTCGTTGGGAGCGGCCCTCAGCATATTGGCACTGCTGGCATCACGTTCTTTGATGAAACGTGAACATCAATAG
- a CDS encoding CPBP family intramembrane glutamic endopeptidase encodes MKTRTILQVVLFCLLSAMIFAFCSYAAKPLPSSWSSHVMLGGSIVMTCIITLLFSRWTGLSLQEIGVAPSRDTLKKFLVAFTLGLLLPIIQWGIVYVSGGYQVRWNDHVGLNGIFSFLLLYILIAAREELAFRAFPLFSLNKRCGFLLAISLVTFIFILEHVVGGMSFWAAAIGPGLGGILFGILAIKTKGIAYPMGVHAAWNFGQWVMGLKPEPGIVLGRIAPGQEDWVDVTGWTGYAIAMGIGIAAAILYQPNNPGRSLSPLWEGSERP; translated from the coding sequence ATGAAGACACGCACCATCCTGCAGGTTGTACTGTTCTGTTTGCTTTCTGCCATGATCTTTGCTTTTTGTTCGTATGCCGCGAAGCCGCTTCCGTCAAGCTGGTCATCACACGTCATGTTGGGTGGTAGTATTGTAATGACTTGTATCATCACTTTACTATTTTCCCGATGGACGGGTTTGTCGTTGCAGGAGATCGGTGTCGCTCCAAGTCGGGACACGTTAAAGAAATTTCTCGTGGCATTCACCCTTGGACTGCTGTTGCCGATCATCCAGTGGGGCATCGTCTATGTTAGTGGTGGATACCAGGTACGCTGGAATGATCACGTCGGCCTGAACGGTATTTTCTCGTTCCTCCTATTATACATTTTGATAGCTGCGAGGGAGGAGCTGGCATTCCGGGCGTTCCCGCTGTTCAGCTTGAATAAACGTTGTGGGTTTCTTCTCGCCATTTCCCTGGTGACCTTTATCTTCATTCTTGAACATGTGGTCGGAGGGATGTCTTTCTGGGCGGCAGCCATCGGTCCAGGACTCGGGGGCATATTGTTTGGAATTCTGGCCATCAAAACGAAAGGTATCGCATACCCGATGGGTGTTCATGCAGCATGGAATTTTGGTCAATGGGTAATGGGTCTCAAACCGGAACCCGGGATCGTCCTGGGAAGGATCGCCCCCGGACAGGAAGACTGGGTGGATGTGACCGGATGGACGGGCTATGCGATTGCGATGGGAATAGGCATAGCTGCTGCGATCCTCTACCAGCCCAACAACCCGGGCAGATCGCTCAGCCCTTTATGGGAGGGGAGTGAGCGTCCCTGA